TTAGCAAGCAATTTGAAATGCTTCAAGTACTAAATGAAGCTGGTGAAATTGTCAATGAAGCGGCAATGCCGAATTTGACTGATGAGCAATTAACAAAATTAATGAAGAGAATGGTTTATACACGAGTATTAGACCAACGTTCGATTTCTTTAAATAGACAAGGGCGTTTAGGATTCTATGCACCAACAGCAGGACAAGAAGCTTCACAAATTGCTTCTCAATTTGCATTGGAAAAAGAAGACTTCATTTTACCTGGATATCGTGATGTACCACAATTAATTTGGCACGGACTTCCTTTATACCAAGCCTTTTTATTCTCACGCGGACATTATCAAGGGAACCAAATGCCTGAGGACTTAAATGCTCTTTCTCCACAAATCATTATAGGTGCTCAATATGTTCAAACCGCTGGAGTGGCACTTGGGCTGAAGAAGAGAGGAAAGAAAGCAGTAGCGATTACTTACACAGGTGATGGAGGAGTTCACAAGGTGATTTCTACGAAGGAATTAACTTCGCTGGTGCCTTTAAAGCCCCAGCAATCTTTGTTGTACAAAACAACCGTTTTGCAATTTCAACTCCAGTTGAAAAGCAATCTGCTGCTGAAACCATTGCCCAAAAAGCGGTTGCAGCCAGGAATCTATGGAATTCAAGTGGATGGTATGGATCCGTTAGCTGTTTATGCGGCTGTTTCAGATGCGAGAGAGCGTGCGATAAATGGTGAAGGACCGACCTTGATAGAAATGCTTACATATCGTTACGGACCTCATACAATGGCTGGAGATGATCCTACTCGTTATCGTACGAAAGACTTGGATAATGAATGGGAAGCCAAGGACCCAATTGTAAGACTAAGAACTTATTTAGAATCAAAAGGTCTTTGGACAGAGGAACAAGAAAACGAAGTGATCGAACAAGCAAAAGAAGAAATAAAAGAAGCGATCAAAAAGGCAGATGGGGCACCTAAACAGAAGGTAACCGATTTAATGAATATTATGTATGAAGAAATGCCAGCTTCTTTAAAAGAACAATTTGAAAAATATACAGAAAAGGAGTCGAAGTAAGCGATGGCGCAAATGACAATGATTCAAGCAATCACTGATGCGTTACGAACGGAGCTTAAAAACGATCCTAACGTATTAGTGTTTGGTGAAGATGTGGGAGTAAACGGTGGAGTTTTTCGCGCAACAGAAGGTTTGCAAAAAGAATTTGGAGAAGACAGAGTATTTGATACGCCCCTAGCGGAGTCAGGTATCGGTGGCTTAGCGATAGGTTTAGCTCTTCAAGATTACAGACCAGTACCAGAAATCCAGTTTTTTGGCTTCGTTTTTGAAGTAATGGACTCCATTTCAGGGCAAATGGCAAGAATGCGTTATCGCTCAGGTGGACGTTGGACTTCCCCAGTTACGATTCGTTCTCCATTTGGTGGTGGGGTTCATACACCAGAGCTTCATGCGGATAGTTTAGAAGGATTAATGGCTCAGCAACCTGGATTAAAAGTGGTTATTCCATCAACTCCGTATGATGCAAAAGGATTATTAATTTCATCTATTCGTGATAATGACCCAGTTATCTTTTTAGAGCATATGAAACTTTATCGTTCCTTTAGAGAAGAAGTTCCTGAAGAAGAATATACGTTACCACTTGGAAAAGCGGACGTGAAACGTGAAGGAACTGACTTAACGATTGTTTCCTATGGTGCCATGGTTCATGAATCATTAAAAGCAGCAGAAAAATTACAAGAAGAAGGATATTCTGTCGAAGTAATTGATTTACGTACAGTTTGTCCACTTGATATCGAAACGATTATCAAGTCTGTTGAAAAAACAAATCGTGCGATTGTTGTTCAAGAAGCACAAAAACAAGCTGGAATTGCAGCAAATGTTGTTGCTGAAATAAATGACCGCGCCATTTTAAGTTTAGAAGCTCCAGTTTTAAGAGTGACGGCTCCAGATACAGTCTATCCGTTTTCATCTGCTGAAGGTGTATGGTTACCTAATCACAAGGATGTACTTGAGACTGCGAAGAAAGTTCTTAATTTTTAACAATAATGATTTAGATATAAGGGTGTCTTAAATATGATCTACTCAAAGATCACATTTTTAGATACCCTCCTATCCAACTAATAGGAGGTCGAAAAGAGTGTCATTTGAATTTAAATTACCAGACATTGGTGAGGGAATTCACGAAGGTGAAATCGTTAAATGGTTTATTCAGCCAGGTCAAGAAATTGATGAAGATGATGTGCTAGCGGAAGTGCAAAATGATAAAGCAGTGGTAGAAATTCCTTCTCCTGTGAAAGGAAAAGTATTAGAATTAAAAGTGAGCGAAGGTGAAGTTGCAACTGTCGGTCAAGTTATCGTATCTTTTGATGCACCTGGTTACGAAGATTTACAATTTAAAGGTGGAGAAGAGGAAGAAGAGACTAAGCAGGAACCAGAAGGGGAAAAACAAGTAGAATCAACTCCTGAAGAGGAAAGCAAAGAAGAAGATTCCTCTCGTAGAGTGATTGCGATGCCTTCTGTACGAAAATATGCTCGCGATCATGGTGTGAATATCCAGAAAGTAACGGGATCTGGTGAAAATGGACGAGTATTAAAGGATGACATTGATACTTATTTATCTGGAGAATCTCATGATGTAACGAAAGAAACTCCAGAAAAAGAAGTAGAGATAGAAACTCCTAAAACAGAAGAAAAAGAAGCAGAACCTGTAAGTGCGCCAAAACTTGAAGGTGATTTCCCTGAAACACGTGAAAAGCTAAGTGGAATGAGAAAAGCTATCGCTAAAGCAATGGTGAACTCTAAACATACGGCTCCTCACGTTACATTAATGGATGAAGTAGATGTAACAAATCTTGTGGCGCATCGCAAAGCCTTTAAACAAGTAGCTGCTGATCAAGGAGTTAAACTTACTTATTTACCTTACGTTGTAAAAGCGTTAACATCTGCATTGAAAAAATATCCTATGTTAAATACTTCTCTTGATGACAACACAGATGAAGTTGTTCAAAAACATTATTATAATATCGGGATTGCTGCTGATACAGATAAAGGATTATTAGTACCTGTTGTAAAGCATGCAGATAGTAAAGCAATTTTTGAAATCTCAGGCGAAATAAATGAACTTGCGACAAAAGCTCGAGATGGCAAGCTTCAATCTGCAGAGATGAAAGGTGCATCCTGTACGATCACCAATATTGGTTCAGCTGGTGGACAATGGTTTACTCCTGTAATTAATCATCCTGAAGTCGCAATTTTAGGTATTGGACGCATTGCAGAGAAACCAGTTGTTAATGACGGTGAGATTGTTGTAGCTCCAGTATTAGCTTTATCATTAAGCTTTGACCACCGTATGATTGATGGTGCGACAGCACAAAATGCGCTAAATCATATTAAACGTTTGCTTAATGATCCACAATTAATTTTAATGGAGGCATAATAAATGGTTGTAGGAGATTTTCCGATTGAAACAGATACGCTCGTTGTTGGCGCAGGTCCAGGGGGATATGTAGCGGCTATTCGTGCTGCACAATTAGGTCAAAAAGTGACAATTGTAGAAAAAGGAGAACTAGGTGGAGTATGTCTTAACGTAGGTTGTATTCCTTCTAAAGCTTTAATTTCTGCAGGTCATCGCTATGCACATGCAAAACACTCTGAAGACATAGGGATTACTGCTGAAAATGTAAAAGTAGATTTCACAAAGGTTCAAGAATGGAAAATGAGTGTTGTAAATAAGTTAACGGGTGGAGTAGATGGTCTTTTAAAAGGAAATAAAGTTGATATCGTGAAAGGTGAAGCTTATTTCGTAGATGAGAACACAGTACGTGTGATGGATGAAAACTCTGCTCAAACATATAAGTTTAAGAATGCAATTATAGCAACTGGTTCACGCCCAATTGAAATTCCTAACTTTAAGTTTTCGAAGCGCGTAATTGATTCTACAGGTGCATTAAACTTAAAGGAAATTCCGAAGAAGCTAGTTGTCATTGGTGGCGGATATATCGGAACCGAACTTGGTACAGCATATGCTAATTTTGATACAGAAGTTGTTATATTAGAAGCTGCTGATGATATATTATCAGGTTTTGAAAAACAAATGAGTTCAATAGTGAAGCGTAACCTGAAGAAAAAAGGGAACGTCGAAATCTTTACGAAAGCCATGGCTAAAGGTGTTCAAGAGTCAGAAGATGGCGTAGTTATAACATATGAAGTGAATGGAAAAGAAGAAACAGTTGAAGCGGATTATGTTCTCGTTACGGTTGGAAGAAAAGCGAATACGGATGAACTTGGATTAGATCAAGTCGGTGTTGAAATGTCTGAAAGAGGAATTGTAAACATTGATAAACAATGTCGTACGAGTGTTTCAAGCATTTATGCTATTGGAGATATTGTTGAAGGACCACCTCTAGCTCATAAAGCATCTTATGAAGGGAAAATTGCGGCAGAAGCGATTGCTGGAGAAGCTTCCGAAATCGACTATCATGGAATACCTGCAGTTGTGTTTTCTGAGCCGGAATTAGCTTCAGTTGGGTATACAGAAAGAGAAGCACAAGATTTAGGTTTAGATGTAGCTACTTCTAAGTTCCCGTTTGCAGCTAACGGCCGTGCGCTTTCTTTAAATTCAACAGATGGATTCTTAAAGCTTGTAACTCGTAAAGAAGATGGGCTTTTAATTGGTGCGCAAATTGCGGGACCTAACGCATCTGACATGATTGCGGAATTAGGATTAGCGATTGAAGCTGGTATGACAGCAGAAGATATTGCTCTAACCATTCATGCTCATCCTACTCTTGGTGAAATCACCATGGAAGCAGCAGAGGTTGCTATTGGGAACCCTGTTCATATTATAAAATAATCACAAAAAAGGCAGAAACTTAAGTTTCTGCCTTTTTTGTCATATAGTCAAACGTAGCTCGTATAAAGTTATACGAATTCTCATTTATTACTTTCTATTTGTGATTCTTTTTCTGGGACAAGTATTTGCTGCACTTTTTCAATAATTTCTTTTTCTTCTTTTATCTCACCTCTTATTTTTACAAGGACTTCTTCATTTTTTACAACGTATAAAGAAGGAAAGGTCTTTACATGGTAAGGGTCTTCTTCTAATTGATTTTCATAAAAAATTTCAATACTTACTTCTTTAGGGTATTGATCTTTTATGTCAATTAGAGCTTCGTCATAAACTATATTATCGTGACTATCTGAACGATAATAAACAATTTCATGAGTGTCGTTCGTTTTAGCAAGTTTTTGATCGTTGCAGCCTGATAAAATAATAGCTATGGCAATCAAAGGGATAAAAAAACGGTCCATGCGTGATTCACCTCATTTAATCTATCCAATCATCCTAGTATATGTATATCGAAGCATGTTATCTTAAAGAAAACAAAAATTTATATAATAATATGGAATAGTGATAAACGTAAAAAATAAAAAGCTTTTTGCTTATTAATACGTTCCTATTTGGATGCTTGTAATCCAATTTTACCATGTTTTCTACAAAATCCTTTTTTTGTAACCTATTTGTTACAAAAATGATAAGATTTTATCGTTTTTTGAATAGTGAAAGATATAACAATATCACATGTAATCACGAATGGTCCTCCCATTAAATAAAACGATTTTGCCTTTTAATTTTTTCCCAATAATCTTAATAAGCTCATTTGCTTTTCCTTTATCTGCAAAAGTAGACTCTTCCGTTAATGTAAATTGAATCATATGGCCAGTTTGATTTCTTTTAGGAGAAAGTTCTATGAAGATTTTTTTATATGGAAGGGATGTAGCTTCTAGAATAATTTGATCAGTATGACTTATTTTAATGGTGTATGGAAACGCACGAGGTTCATATTCCCAGTTTAACTGTTTACTTAGTTTATTTGTTATTTCTTTGTAGTGGTGTAGTAATTCTGTAATCTTATTAATTGTTACAGTTTCATTATGATCACAAAGCATAATGTAGGATTGCTGCATAGGTTGACACCTACTCTCATTTTAATAGTTTCATTGTAATACAATGGAAATTATTATTCAATTAATACAGCCTGTAAACTTTACTGTTCCATTTATTATAATGAGGTTTCACTTGTATTTTATCGATAAACGTGCGCTTCCGCTTTTCCTTTAATGTGTTATACAATTTGGGCTTGACGAAGTAAATGTGATACATTATTATATAGTTAAAGTTAAATAGTGTTGTAGGTCAGTCGTTTGAGAGGAAAAATAGTAATCTAAAAAGTGGTAAAGGGGTAGATGGAATGGGAACGATTGTTTGTCAACATTGTAATAGCACGGTTAGTCATTTTGAAGATGAAAAAGTAACGGTTCTTTATGGGAAATGTGAAGACAGTCATGACCAATGTGTCGAAACTCACGTTGACGAGTTATAAAGCAAAAAATTTTCAGGGTCAAACAAAGGGAAGAGAAGCATTCAGCCACTAAAAGTTGAATGCTTCTTATTTTTTAATAGATCCTAGTTGTCCTCGTTAGACGCGCGCTTGCGCCTTTCTTATTTTATTGCTCTATGTTCTTTGATCACTTTTAAATGATTTAACGAGGGGTCTTCGGGACCTTGAACAGGTAGTCCCGCTTGAATGTTTTCTTTTATATAGTTTAAGTTATCCTCTGTAATGATTTCTCCTGGAATAAAAATTGGGATTCCAGGCGGATAAACCATTATAAACTCAGCAATAATTCTTCCAGCTGATTGTTCAAAAGGAATACTCTCAGTTTCTGCATAAAAAGCATCTCTAGGTGTTAAAGAGAGAACGGGAATATCAGGGGGAGCAACACCTTTGTTTTTCTCTGTTCCATTGAGGGCTGAATATTTTCCTTAGAAAGTTTAGCTAAGGCTTCAACTAATACCTCTGTGTCCTCTTTACGGTCTCCTGGAGTGATAATACATAAAATATTGTAAAGGTCAGATAGCTCTACCTCGATATTATATTTTTCTCGCAACCATATCTCGACATCATAACCTGTTATGCCAAGCTCTTTCACAGATATAATGAGCTTAGTAGGATCATAATCATGAGCTGCTCTCTTCTGAAGAATCTCTTCTCCAATACAATTAATTAAAGGGATTTGATTAATTTTCGTTCTCGTATTATTTGCTAAAGAGATTGTTTGATCGAGTAATTCTTTTCCTTCAATTGCAAGTCTTCGTCTTGCTACATCTAAAGATGCTAAAAGTAAATACGATGTTGAAGTTGTTGTTAACATACTTAAAATGGCTTGAACACGTTCGGGAGTGACAAACCCTTCTTTAATATTCAATACTGAACTTTGTGTCATAGATCCACCGAGTTTGTGAACACTCGTGGCAGCCATATCGGCTCCTGCTTGCATGGCTGATAAGGGCAATTGATCATGAAAATGAATATGAACTCCATGTGCTTCATCAACAAGTACCGGGATATTATATTCATGAGCAAGCTCAACAATTCTTTTTAAATTGGCAGATACACCAAAATAGGTTGGATTAATTACTAATAAGCCTTTTGCATCAGGGTTTTGCTTAAGAGATTTTTCAACGGCATCTATCGTAATTCCATGTGAGATGCCTAATTCATCATCAATTTCTGGATGTATGAAGATAGGGATTGCCCCTGAAAAAACAATAGCGGACATGACCGATTTGTGGACATTTCTTGGAACGATGATTTTGTCCCCAGGTCCGCAAACCGTCATGACCATCGTCATAATCGCGCCGCTTGTTCCTTGTACAGAAAAAAAATGAGTAGTCTGCACCAAATGCTTCCGCAGCTAGCGTTTGAGCTTCCTTGATCATCCCATGTGGTGCATGAAGATCATCTAAAGGACCAATATTTATTAAATCCATTGCAAGAGCATTTTCCCCGATAAATTCTGTAAATTGAGGGTCCATCCCTGCACCTTTTTTATGTCCAGGAATATGGAACTGAATCGGATTTTTGTTTATATGTTGTAAAAGCCCTGTAAATAAGGGTGTTTCGTATTGTGACAATTATTTTCCCACCTTCTAATAGTAAAAACATTTCTTGATCTTATTGTTGATAAATAACTTTAAACAATGCATCAATTAAAAGCAAAAGAATTATAGCATTTTCACCTATCAATTGAAAAGAAGAAAAAATAAAAAAGCCCTGGTTATTGGGCAAAGAGGTGATATTTAAAAGAATAATTATTTCATTTCATACAATTTTGTTAATAATTCTTCATGAACTCCTTGCTTAACTAAAGACATGGATAAATGTCTATAATCAAATGTGTTTTCTGTGAAAATTTTCTTTAATTGATTTTCAAAATCATAAAGGCATATATCCGCTTGTTTTAACTCTTCAAATGATAAAAGAGAATCTTCAATTATTTTCTTGTCTTCTTCAGAAAACTTCTGATCTTTTGAATCCTTAGTCAAATATTTGTGTTCAAAAATTGTCAGGACAGACAATAATACATTCACTTGTTCCTCCGTGATATTATGAGTTAAGACAAAAGTATAGAAGGGGAAGGATTTATTTTTATTCATCATGTGTAGCAACCTGATTTGATATCTTAAAAGTTTTATTTCTTCTTGTATATTCATTAAACCACCCTTTTTAGGTACATTCTTCATTAGAGTTTAAAATAGTACTCTACTTGTACTTATTTTATGAAGTATATTTGGATATATGACTTTTTGACCGACAAAGGAAATAGAATAATATGTGAAGAAGATTAATTGGAGAGGTGATTTATGAATGTGGAATACAAGAATTACCAAATTACTAAATATTAAATATCCGATTGTTCAAGAGGGCCTTGCCTATTTAGCCTATTCAGAATTAGCTTCAGCCGTTAGTAAAGCAGGTGGACTTGGGCAAATAACAGCCATGTCTTTAGGATCGCCTGACTTATTAAGAAAAGAAATTAATAGAGTAAGAGAGAAAACAAACAATCCATTTGGCGTTAACTTTGCAATTGGACAACATGGTCGACCTTATCAACATTTACTGGAGGCAGCGATTAATGAGGAAGTACCAGTAATTAGTATGACTGGTGGAAACCCAGCTTCTATTTTAAAAGAATTAGAGAAAACAACCATAAAGAAACTCGTCTTAGTTTCATCAAAAAAGACAAGCACAGAAAGCAGAGCAACTAGGAGCGGACGCTGTAATGGTTGTTGGTCAAGAGGGAGGAGGACATTTAGGAAGAGATGATACTGGGACGTTTGTACTCATTCCTCAAGTAGTCGATGCCGTTTCAATTCCGGTGATTGCTTCGGGAGGGATTGGAGATGGTAGGGGTCTCCTTGCAGCGTTTGCTCTTGGGGCTGAAGGAATAGAGATGGGTACAAGATTTATTGCAACAAAAGAATGTATTCATGCGCATCAATTATATAAAGAGACACTAGTGAATGGGGATGAGAGAGATACCGTCGTGATTAAAAGATCTTTAGGAACACCGGCACGAGCCATTAAAAATCAATGGACGGAAAAAATTATTGACTTTGAAACTAAAAACTCTAGTTATGAAGAAATAAAAGAGTACATTAGTGGAGAACGTAATAAAACCTACATATATGATGGTAAAATAGAGGAAGGCTTCGCATGGGCAGGACAAGTATTGGGTCTTATCCACGATATTCCCACTGTTCATACACTTATTGAAACAATGATCAAAAAAGCGGAGTCGATAAAAGACGAATGGAAGTGAAATAAATGAAAAAAGATTATTCCTATCCGATTGATTTTGAATGGACGACAGATGAGGTGATTGATGTGGTCACATTTTTCGAAGCGATTGAAAAGGCGTATGAAACAGGGATACAACGGGAAAAGTTAATGAATCTCTATAAAAAATTTAAAAAAATCGTTCCAAGTAAAGCAGAGGAAAAAAAGATTACGAACCAATTTGAAGAGGAAAGTGGTTTTTCTACTTATCGTGTAGTAGAAAAGGCAAGAAAAATGAATGATGGAGAACTGATTTCCATGTGATTCAAGATTAAGAAACAACATCAAAACTCAAGGTAGAGAATTAACCATAATTTTATTATGTTAACTTATTTGAACTACTTGAACATAAAAAATAACTTGTCAGACTTGCTTTCTTGTTGTAAGATTAACCATAAAATAATTACATACATTCATTCATTGATAAAGAGAGTAGTTAATGGAAAAGGAAGTTATAGCGAATTAGGGGTGGTGAGAGCCTAATGCTTCCTCATTAATGAAGCGCACTTTGGAGAAGTATCCTTGAAATGTGTAGAGGATGCCGGGTCATACTC
This portion of the Bacillus carboniphilus genome encodes:
- a CDS encoding alpha-ketoacid dehydrogenase subunit beta; amino-acid sequence: MAQMTMIQAITDALRTELKNDPNVLVFGEDVGVNGGVFRATEGLQKEFGEDRVFDTPLAESGIGGLAIGLALQDYRPVPEIQFFGFVFEVMDSISGQMARMRYRSGGRWTSPVTIRSPFGGGVHTPELHADSLEGLMAQQPGLKVVIPSTPYDAKGLLISSIRDNDPVIFLEHMKLYRSFREEVPEEEYTLPLGKADVKREGTDLTIVSYGAMVHESLKAAEKLQEEGYSVEVIDLRTVCPLDIETIIKSVEKTNRAIVVQEAQKQAGIAANVVAEINDRAILSLEAPVLRVTAPDTVYPFSSAEGVWLPNHKDVLETAKKVLNF
- the lpdA gene encoding dihydrolipoyl dehydrogenase — its product is MVVGDFPIETDTLVVGAGPGGYVAAIRAAQLGQKVTIVEKGELGGVCLNVGCIPSKALISAGHRYAHAKHSEDIGITAENVKVDFTKVQEWKMSVVNKLTGGVDGLLKGNKVDIVKGEAYFVDENTVRVMDENSAQTYKFKNAIIATGSRPIEIPNFKFSKRVIDSTGALNLKEIPKKLVVIGGGYIGTELGTAYANFDTEVVILEAADDILSGFEKQMSSIVKRNLKKKGNVEIFTKAMAKGVQESEDGVVITYEVNGKEETVEADYVLVTVGRKANTDELGLDQVGVEMSERGIVNIDKQCRTSVSSIYAIGDIVEGPPLAHKASYEGKIAAEAIAGEASEIDYHGIPAVVFSEPELASVGYTEREAQDLGLDVATSKFPFAANGRALSLNSTDGFLKLVTRKEDGLLIGAQIAGPNASDMIAELGLAIEAGMTAEDIALTIHAHPTLGEITMEAAEVAIGNPVHIIK
- a CDS encoding UPF0223 family protein, translating into MKKDYSYPIDFEWTTDEVIDVVTFFEAIEKAYETGIQREKLMNLYKKFKKIVPSKAEEKKITNQFEEESGFSTYRVVEKARKMNDGELISM
- a CDS encoding DUF1885 family protein produces the protein MQQSYIMLCDHNETVTINKITELLHHYKEITNKLSKQLNWEYEPRAFPYTIKISHTDQIILEATSLPYKKIFIELSPKRNQTGHMIQFTLTEESTFADKGKANELIKIIGKKLKGKIVLFNGRTIRDYM
- a CDS encoding dihydrolipoamide acetyltransferase family protein, which encodes MSFEFKLPDIGEGIHEGEIVKWFIQPGQEIDEDDVLAEVQNDKAVVEIPSPVKGKVLELKVSEGEVATVGQVIVSFDAPGYEDLQFKGGEEEEETKQEPEGEKQVESTPEEESKEEDSSRRVIAMPSVRKYARDHGVNIQKVTGSGENGRVLKDDIDTYLSGESHDVTKETPEKEVEIETPKTEEKEAEPVSAPKLEGDFPETREKLSGMRKAIAKAMVNSKHTAPHVTLMDEVDVTNLVAHRKAFKQVAADQGVKLTYLPYVVKALTSALKKYPMLNTSLDDNTDEVVQKHYYNIGIAADTDKGLLVPVVKHADSKAIFEISGEINELATKARDGKLQSAEMKGASCTITNIGSAGGQWFTPVINHPEVAILGIGRIAEKPVVNDGEIVVAPVLALSLSFDHRMIDGATAQNALNHIKRLLNDPQLILMEA
- a CDS encoding GapA-binding peptide SR1P; the protein is MGTIVCQHCNSTVSHFEDEKVTVLYGKCEDSHDQCVETHVDEL